From the genome of Streptomyces sp. NBC_01116, one region includes:
- a CDS encoding alpha-1,4-glucan--maltose-1-phosphate maltosyltransferase, with protein MIGRIPVLDVRPLVDCGRRAAKAVAGETFQVSATVFREGHDAVAANVVLRDPSGRVGPWTPMRELARGTDRWGADVTATSEGRWTYTVEAWSDPVTTWRHHAAIKIPAGIDTDLVLAEGAALLERAAAGVPKKHGREAVLAAVDALRDTAHPPAARLAAALTPAADAVLARYPLRELVTRSKPLAVRVERERALFGSWYELFPRSEGARRVPVDPADTSPDAETRLVSGTFRTAAERLPAVAAMGFDVVYLPPIHPIGTTHRKGPDNSLTPGEHDPGVPWAIGSPDGGHDAVHPELGTLEDFDHFVSVARNLRMEIALDFALQCSPDHPWVKEHPDWFHHRPDGSIAYAENPPKKYQDIYPIAFDKDMRGLVAETVRILRFWMDRGVRIFRVDNPHTKPVVFWEKVIEEINGADPDVVFLAEAFTRPAMMHTLGAVGFQQSYTYFTWRDTKQELTEYVTELAGEAASYMRPNFFVNTPDILPGYLQEGGRPAFEARAVLAATLSPSWGVYAGFELCENTPAKPGSEEYLHSEKYELRPRDWESAEREGRTLTPLITSLNRIRRRNPALRQLRDVHFHHTDNEALIAYSKRSGTNTVLVVVNLDPHHTQEATVSLDMERLGLSWHERVPVRDELTGDTYHWGRTFYVRLEPGITPAHIAVLRPSPPTGGSPTP; from the coding sequence ATGATCGGTCGCATTCCCGTCCTGGACGTCCGTCCTCTCGTCGACTGCGGCAGACGGGCGGCGAAGGCCGTCGCCGGTGAGACCTTCCAGGTCAGCGCCACCGTCTTCCGCGAAGGCCATGACGCGGTCGCCGCCAATGTCGTGCTGCGCGATCCGAGCGGACGGGTCGGGCCGTGGACGCCGATGCGCGAGCTGGCGCGGGGCACGGACCGGTGGGGGGCCGACGTCACCGCGACCTCCGAGGGCCGCTGGACGTACACGGTGGAGGCCTGGAGCGATCCGGTCACCACCTGGCGGCACCACGCCGCGATCAAGATCCCGGCGGGCATCGACACGGACCTGGTGCTGGCGGAGGGCGCGGCGCTGCTGGAACGCGCCGCGGCGGGCGTCCCGAAGAAGCACGGCCGCGAGGCGGTGCTGGCCGCGGTGGACGCGCTGCGCGACACCGCCCACCCGCCGGCCGCCCGGCTGGCCGCCGCCCTGACCCCGGCCGCCGACGCGGTGCTGGCCCGCTATCCGCTGCGCGAACTGGTCACCCGCTCCAAGCCGCTGGCGGTGCGGGTGGAGCGCGAGCGGGCGCTGTTCGGCTCGTGGTACGAGCTGTTCCCGCGCTCGGAGGGCGCGAGGCGGGTGCCGGTGGACCCGGCGGACACCTCGCCGGACGCGGAGACACGTCTGGTGAGCGGCACGTTCCGGACGGCCGCCGAGCGGCTGCCCGCGGTCGCCGCGATGGGGTTCGACGTCGTGTACCTGCCGCCGATCCACCCGATCGGGACCACGCACCGCAAGGGCCCGGACAACAGTCTTACTCCCGGGGAGCACGACCCGGGCGTGCCGTGGGCGATCGGCTCGCCGGACGGCGGGCACGACGCGGTCCACCCGGAGCTGGGCACGCTGGAGGACTTCGACCACTTCGTCTCCGTGGCCCGCAATCTGCGGATGGAGATCGCGCTGGACTTCGCGCTCCAGTGCTCGCCGGACCACCCGTGGGTCAAGGAGCACCCGGACTGGTTCCACCACCGCCCCGACGGTTCGATCGCGTACGCCGAGAACCCGCCGAAGAAGTACCAGGACATCTATCCGATCGCCTTCGACAAGGACATGCGCGGCCTGGTGGCGGAGACCGTACGCATCCTGCGCTTCTGGATGGACCGCGGCGTGCGGATCTTCCGGGTCGACAACCCGCACACCAAGCCGGTGGTCTTCTGGGAGAAGGTCATCGAGGAGATCAACGGCGCCGACCCCGACGTCGTCTTCCTGGCGGAGGCGTTCACCCGCCCGGCGATGATGCACACCCTGGGCGCGGTCGGCTTCCAGCAGTCGTACACGTACTTCACCTGGCGCGACACCAAGCAGGAGCTGACCGAGTACGTCACGGAGCTGGCCGGCGAGGCCGCGTCGTACATGCGGCCCAACTTCTTCGTGAACACCCCCGACATCCTTCCCGGCTACCTCCAGGAGGGCGGCCGTCCGGCCTTCGAGGCTCGGGCGGTCCTGGCCGCGACACTGTCCCCCTCCTGGGGCGTGTACGCGGGATTCGAGCTGTGCGAGAACACTCCGGCCAAGCCGGGGAGCGAGGAGTACCTGCACTCGGAGAAGTACGAACTGCGCCCGAGGGACTGGGAGTCGGCGGAACGCGAAGGCCGCACGCTGACCCCTCTGATCACCTCGCTGAACCGGATCCGCCGGCGTAACCCCGCTCTGCGGCAGCTGCGCGACGTCCACTTCCACCACACCGACAACGAAGCGCTGATCGCCTACAGCAAGCGCTCCGGTACGAACACCGTTCTGGTGGTCGTGAACCTCGACCCGCACCACACCCAGGAGGCCACGGTCTCGTTGGACATGGAGCGGCTCGGCCTCTCATGGCACGAGCGCGTGCCGGTGCGCGACGAGCTCACCGGCGATACCTACCACTGGGGCAGGACCTTCTATGTGCGCCTAGAGCCGGGCATCACGCCCGCGCACATCGCCGTCCTGCGACCGTCCCCGCCGACCGGAGGGTCACCCACACCATGA
- the glgP gene encoding alpha-glucan family phosphorylase: MKAIRRFTVRPVLPEPLRPLHDLAHNLRWSWHTETRELFRSADPEGWRPADADPVRLLGSLSAGRLTELAGDEEYLGRLAGASADLAEYLNGPRWYQEQRAAGAELPSAVAYFSPEFGVTAALPQYSGGLGILAGDHLKAASDLGVPLIGVGLLYRHGYFRQTLSREGWQQEHYPVLDPNELPLDLVREADGAPARVMLALPGGRSLHACIWLARVGRVPLLLLDSDVEENAPGERDVTDRLYGGGSDHRLLQEMLLGIGGVRAVRTWCRLTGTPEPEVFHTNEGHAGFLGLERIRELASTGLDFDAALEVVRAGTVFTTHTPVPAGIDRFDRGLVARHFGDDGELPGVGVEKILRLGTETYPGGEPELFNMAVMGLRLAQRANGVSTLHGAVSREMFSGLWPGFDPAEVPITSVTNGVHAPTWVAPEVFRLGAGQVGEGRAHQVPAGGPVDDEASSRSGTPRRWDAVTGIGDQEIWDLRRDLRGQLVTEVRRRLYASWRRRGAGTAELGWIDGVLDPDVLTIGFARRVPSYKRLTLMLRDRDRLRALLLHPTRPIQIVVAGKAHPADDGGKRLVQELVRFADDAGVRHRIVFLPDYGMGMAQKLYPGCDVWLNNPLRPLEACGTSGMKAALNGCLNLSVRDGWWDEWFDPDFGWEIPTADGSAIDEDRRDELESNALYALIEDRVAPRFYDRGAGGLPDRWIEMVRSTLADLGPRVLAGRMVREYVERLYAPAAQSRRVLDPGAARDLAQWKAKVRAAWSGVSVDHVESVTDTAAGGSAELGASLALRARIALGGLDPDDVEVQVVAGRVDSGDAIADAQTFPLKPAGGQDLEDRWLYEGPLALDRTGPYGYTVRVLPAHPLLATSAELGLVALPAEAAGEGAGVLLR; this comes from the coding sequence GTGAAGGCCATTCGTCGATTCACCGTGCGTCCTGTCCTCCCCGAACCCCTCCGACCTCTCCACGACCTCGCGCACAACCTGCGCTGGTCGTGGCATACCGAGACCCGTGAGCTCTTCCGGTCCGCCGACCCCGAGGGCTGGCGGCCCGCGGACGCCGACCCCGTACGCCTGCTCGGCTCGCTGTCCGCCGGGCGGCTCACCGAACTGGCCGGGGACGAGGAGTACCTCGGCCGCCTCGCCGGGGCCTCCGCCGATCTGGCCGAATATCTGAACGGCCCCCGCTGGTACCAGGAGCAGCGGGCCGCCGGGGCGGAACTGCCCTCCGCCGTCGCCTACTTCTCACCCGAATTCGGCGTCACCGCGGCGCTGCCCCAGTACAGCGGCGGCCTCGGCATCCTGGCCGGCGACCACCTCAAGGCCGCCAGCGACCTCGGCGTCCCGCTCATCGGCGTCGGCCTGCTCTACCGGCACGGCTACTTCCGCCAGACCCTCTCGCGCGAGGGCTGGCAGCAGGAGCACTATCCGGTCCTCGACCCCAACGAACTCCCGCTCGACCTCGTCCGCGAGGCCGACGGCGCCCCCGCCCGGGTGATGCTCGCCCTGCCCGGCGGACGCTCGTTGCACGCCTGTATCTGGCTGGCCCGGGTCGGCCGGGTGCCGCTGCTCCTCCTCGACTCCGACGTCGAGGAGAACGCCCCGGGCGAACGCGACGTCACCGACCGGCTGTACGGCGGCGGCAGCGACCACCGTCTGCTCCAGGAGATGCTGCTCGGCATCGGCGGAGTGCGCGCGGTGCGCACCTGGTGCCGGCTGACCGGCACGCCGGAGCCGGAGGTGTTCCACACCAACGAGGGCCACGCCGGCTTCCTCGGCCTGGAGCGCATCCGTGAACTGGCTTCCACCGGGCTTGACTTCGACGCCGCCCTGGAAGTGGTCCGGGCCGGGACGGTCTTCACCACCCACACCCCGGTGCCCGCCGGGATAGACCGTTTCGACCGGGGGCTCGTCGCCCGGCACTTCGGCGACGACGGCGAACTGCCCGGCGTCGGCGTCGAGAAGATCCTGCGGCTCGGCACAGAGACGTACCCCGGCGGTGAGCCGGAGCTGTTCAACATGGCGGTGATGGGCCTGCGGCTCGCCCAGCGCGCCAACGGCGTCTCCACCCTCCACGGGGCCGTCAGCCGGGAGATGTTCTCCGGTCTCTGGCCGGGCTTCGACCCCGCCGAGGTGCCGATCACCTCCGTCACCAACGGGGTCCACGCACCGACCTGGGTCGCCCCCGAGGTGTTCCGGCTCGGCGCGGGCCAGGTCGGCGAGGGCCGTGCCCACCAGGTGCCGGCGGGCGGCCCGGTGGACGACGAGGCCTCCTCGCGGAGCGGCACCCCGCGCCGCTGGGACGCGGTGACCGGCATCGGCGACCAGGAGATCTGGGACCTGCGCCGGGACCTGCGCGGCCAGTTGGTCACCGAGGTTCGCCGCCGGCTGTACGCCTCCTGGCGCCGGCGCGGCGCGGGCACCGCCGAGCTGGGCTGGATCGACGGCGTCCTCGACCCGGACGTCCTGACGATCGGCTTCGCCCGGCGCGTCCCCTCGTACAAGCGGCTCACGCTGATGCTGCGCGACCGCGACCGGCTGCGGGCGCTGCTGCTGCACCCGACGCGCCCGATCCAGATCGTCGTCGCGGGCAAGGCCCACCCCGCCGACGACGGCGGAAAGCGGCTGGTGCAGGAGCTGGTGCGGTTCGCGGACGACGCGGGGGTCCGCCACCGCATCGTCTTCCTCCCGGACTACGGGATGGGCATGGCGCAGAAGCTCTACCCGGGCTGCGACGTCTGGCTCAACAACCCGCTGCGCCCGCTGGAGGCGTGCGGGACGAGCGGGATGAAGGCGGCGCTGAACGGCTGCCTCAACCTGTCGGTGCGCGACGGCTGGTGGGACGAGTGGTTCGACCCGGACTTCGGCTGGGAGATCCCCACCGCCGACGGCTCGGCGATCGACGAGGACCGCCGCGACGAGCTGGAGTCGAACGCCCTGTACGCGCTGATCGAGGACCGCGTCGCCCCGCGCTTCTACGACCGTGGGGCCGGGGGGCTGCCCGACCGCTGGATCGAGATGGTCCGCTCCACGCTGGCCGACCTCGGGCCGAGGGTGCTCGCGGGGCGGATGGTGCGCGAGTACGTGGAGCGCCTGTACGCCCCTGCCGCACAGTCCCGGCGGGTCCTGGATCCGGGGGCCGCGCGGGACCTCGCCCAGTGGAAGGCCAAGGTCAGGGCGGCCTGGAGCGGGGTCTCCGTCGACCATGTGGAGTCGGTGACCGACACCGCGGCGGGCGGCTCGGCGGAGCTCGGCGCCAGCCTGGCGCTGCGGGCGCGGATCGCGCTCGGCGGCCTGGACCCGGACGACGTGGAGGTCCAGGTGGTCGCGGGCCGGGTCGATTCGGGCGACGCCATCGCGGACGCACAGACCTTCCCGCTGAAGCCGGCGGGCGGTCAGGACCTGGAGGACCGCTGGCTGTACGAGGGGCCGCTCGCGCTGGACCGGACGGGACCGTACGGCTACACCGTGCGCGTTCTGCCCGCCCATCCGCTGCTGGCCACCAGCGCCGAACTGGGCCTGGTCGCGCTGCCGGCCGAGGCGGCGGGGGAGGGCGCGGGCGTGCTGCTGCGCTGA
- the treS gene encoding maltose alpha-D-glucosyltransferase, translating to MIVNEPVHDTFEDTPAKDRDPDWFKRAVFYEVLVRSFQDSNGDGIGDLKGITAKLDYLQWLGVDCLWLPPFFKSPLRDGGYDVSDYTAVLPEFGDLADFVEFVDASHQRGMRVIIDFVMNHTSDQHEWFQQSRTDPDGPYGDYYVWADDDKQFQDARIIFVDTETSNWTFDPVRKQYYWHRFFSHQPDLNYENPAVQEEILAALRFWLDLGIDGFRVDAVPYLYQREGTNCENLPETHHFLKRVRKEIDANYPDTVLLAEANQWPEDVVDYFGDYEQGGDECHMAFHFPVMPRIFMAVRRESRYPVSEILAKTPAIPKNCQWGIFLRNHDELTLEMVTDEERDYMYAEYAKDPRMRANIGIRRRLAPLLDNDRNQIELFTALLMSLPGSPILYYGDEIGMGDNIWLGDRDAVRTPMQWTPDRNAGFSSSDPGRLYLPTIMDPVYGYQVTNVEASMASPSSLLHWTRRMIEIRKQNPAFGLGEYTELPSSNPAVLAFTREYKDDLVLCVHNFSRFAQPTELDLRSFDGRHPVELIGGVRFPAIGQWPYLLTLAGHGFYWFRLRKDAPPA from the coding sequence ATGATCGTCAATGAGCCTGTCCACGACACGTTCGAGGACACTCCCGCCAAGGACCGCGATCCCGACTGGTTCAAGCGCGCCGTCTTCTACGAGGTGCTCGTCCGGTCCTTCCAGGACTCCAACGGCGACGGAATCGGCGACCTCAAGGGCATCACCGCCAAGCTGGACTACCTCCAGTGGCTCGGCGTCGACTGCCTCTGGCTGCCGCCGTTCTTCAAGTCGCCGCTGCGCGACGGGGGCTACGACGTCTCCGACTACACCGCCGTCCTGCCGGAGTTCGGCGATCTCGCCGACTTCGTGGAGTTCGTGGACGCCTCGCACCAGCGGGGCATGCGCGTCATCATCGACTTCGTCATGAACCACACCAGCGATCAGCACGAGTGGTTCCAGCAGTCCCGCACCGACCCCGACGGGCCGTACGGCGACTACTACGTCTGGGCGGACGACGACAAGCAGTTCCAGGACGCCCGGATCATCTTCGTCGACACCGAGACGTCCAACTGGACCTTCGACCCGGTGCGCAAGCAGTACTACTGGCACCGCTTCTTCTCGCACCAGCCGGACCTCAACTACGAGAACCCGGCGGTGCAGGAGGAGATCCTCGCGGCCCTGCGCTTCTGGCTGGACCTGGGCATCGACGGCTTCCGGGTCGACGCGGTGCCCTACCTCTACCAGCGCGAGGGCACCAACTGCGAGAACCTCCCCGAGACCCACCACTTCCTCAAGCGGGTCCGCAAGGAGATCGACGCCAACTACCCGGACACCGTGCTGCTCGCCGAGGCCAACCAGTGGCCGGAGGACGTCGTCGACTACTTCGGCGACTACGAGCAGGGCGGCGACGAGTGCCACATGGCGTTCCACTTCCCCGTGATGCCGCGCATCTTCATGGCGGTGCGCCGCGAGAGCCGCTACCCGGTCTCCGAGATCCTGGCCAAGACCCCGGCGATCCCGAAGAACTGCCAGTGGGGCATCTTCCTGCGCAACCACGACGAGCTGACCCTCGAAATGGTCACGGACGAAGAGCGCGACTACATGTACGCGGAGTACGCCAAGGACCCGCGGATGCGCGCCAACATCGGCATCCGCAGGCGGCTCGCCCCCCTGCTGGACAACGACCGCAACCAGATCGAGCTGTTCACCGCCCTGCTGATGTCGCTGCCCGGCTCCCCGATCCTCTACTACGGGGACGAGATCGGGATGGGCGACAACATCTGGCTGGGCGACCGGGACGCGGTGCGCACGCCGATGCAGTGGACGCCCGACCGCAACGCCGGGTTCTCCTCCAGCGATCCGGGGCGGCTCTACCTCCCCACGATCATGGACCCGGTCTACGGCTACCAGGTCACCAACGTCGAGGCGTCGATGGCCTCGCCGTCCTCGCTGCTGCACTGGACCCGCCGGATGATCGAGATCCGGAAGCAGAATCCGGCCTTCGGTCTCGGCGAGTACACCGAACTGCCCTCCTCCAACCCGGCGGTGCTGGCGTTCACCCGTGAGTACAAGGACGATCTCGTCCTGTGCGTGCACAACTTCTCGCGGTTCGCGCAGCCGACGGAACTGGACCTGCGATCGTTCGACGGACGTCATCCGGTGGAACTGATCGGCGGGGTACGCTTCCCGGCCATCGGCCAGTGGCCCTACCTGCTGACCCTTGCGGGACACGGCTTCTACTGGTTCCGGCTGCGCAAGGACGCGCCGCCGGCCTGA